The genomic segment cagtttgattttcctgtcaaacttgggagaaagggcgagagcgggattcgaacccacactctcacggacacagtattggcagatgagcatcttaactattctgccaccttccgtctgtgtgtgtgtgtgtgtgcatgtgcgtgcagaCATGATAATGAATTTGGAAGGGAATGAACCATACAAAATTTATGAGAAATGGGAAAGTTGTGACTGAAAACTTTTTCATAATCAATGGACTAATTTTTTCTTTTACACTAATGTCCACTTGATAATGCCTTTTTTATCCACAAAAATTTCAGCAGTTTATTGAAATGTTTCACAGAAGGAACACCTAGTTACCTGGACCCCCATATCTTAAGTGTTTGATTTCTGTTTTTCTTGCAGTCCTATCCTGTTTGTCGCTCCATAGAGTTAAAAGTTTGTGTATGTAGTATGCATTCTACTGTCAGCGAAACTAAATAGCAGGTCATGGCTGTTAGACATTCCATTGTATTTTGTACTGGATATGGAGGTGCACAGTTTGCAATAGATCCAGCAAATTAGCTAAAACGGTATCAGAATAATTCTTGTTGGTCACGTTATTGTATTTTTCGCTTGATATGGATCAGTTTACAATAGGTACAGTATATTAACAAAAATGATTCCAACATAATTCCAGATTAGAATAGCTGTATTGAGTAACATGTACAGTATATATCAAACAATAAAAAAGGTAAGCACTAACCACCACCAGTTGACTGAAACAAACTACCCAGAACATATgtaaacaaaaagataaaaacagaggggaaaaaaggtcCAGACTCCATGACTTGAAGATCTGGTTCTTACTTAGTTTTGATCATATCTTTATTGTTTTCTTACAGGGCAAATCATTATGCAGACAGTATctactgcatatatatatgtatatatatatatgtatgtatgtatgtatgtatgtacatatacatgtttTGACTTGTGTCTATCAAAGAAATATGTCAATTTAAATATTTTTCTGGAACCTTATACAAATTTCAGCCAACAACCAGCTCTAATTTCAAATCTTGAGCTAGAGTTTGGTTGCTTATTCATCTGTTATCAGCATTCCAGGACTGGAGAGACGGAAGTGTGCCTGATACAAGATGGAgagaaaatggaaaaagaaacggaaggagagatggaggacAGGCAGTGGTGAACAAGGTCTGTCATGCCCAGGAAACAGTTCATCAAATGCTGACGTTGGTGACAGTCATGAGCCAATGGATTATGAAACGTCCAGGAATTCTGCAGCATCAGCTGGTGGGAGATCCAGGACTGATGCAGCAAGCTGTTCTCAGTCTGATCGTGACAGAACAAAACCACCAGCGCTcagtcacagacatacacagcacAAAGAGCATGAGACTTGCACAGGGGCTGAGCAAGGCAGACAACAAAGCAAGAAGCAAAAGGGAAGAAGATGGAGGGATGCCAGTAACAATGACAGTCACTACAAAAGTCCAGGATTTAGTTCACATTCCCAAGGCAGCTGGCAGGATGAAAGTGAAAGGCACACAGGTGATGATGAGACCCAGACTGGCCATAGGAGGCCCAGACACTGCAAGAAGAAGCATCAAGGTGATTACAGACACGATAGGGAAGCCTGCAACCAGACAGCCAGAAGAGCTGGAGGCAGCAAAGACGTTGGTAGTGATGACAAACATAACAATGAAGACAGTTCCCAAGGTGCTTTTGGTGACAGAAAGATAAGGAAACGGCCAAGTGGtgcacagaggagaaagagacagtcctCTGATTGGCAGTATGAATCTGGTTCTGGTCCATCTGGTGGTTCTGcttctaatgctgctgctgcttctaacaGTCTTGGTATCCTTTTGGTGTACTGGTTGGGGTTGAGAGCATACTCTTTATTTGTGCGGTAAAGTGAAAAATGGAAGTGGCTCTGCAGTAGACCACTTCTttattgttttcgtttttcctggATGGATGATGTATAGAGCTTTATAAATATCTTTCACTTGTCACCTTGGACTTGATACTGCTTTCATTTTGTTCAATCTGTCTGCAGTTACAAGATTTAGATATAAGATTCCAAGGTTaaaatatgtatatttatttacaCATAGCTGATAGCAACACTAAAATatatttgaaattaaaaaaaataacaacggcACACATCTTTTGGTAAGTGCCGTTACACAAAGATATATTTGAAATCAGTGCAGAATATTTGATTTGAAAGCactgggggatttttttttttttgttgttgttggttttatgtgtgtgtgtactgtgtgtgttttgttttttcagtattaTTTTATGTTTATATTTAATTTCTTTTGTGCCTTCCTTTACCATGACTCCAGAAATTCCTGGATTTTATTATGATCCGGAGAAGAAGCGCTACTTCAAAATTCAATCCTCTAATTATGTTGAAAAGGATGATAAAAGCGCCATCACCTATGAAAGCATTCGTAAAAAACAAGCAGAAACTCAGCGTCAAAAGGACGTGGCAGCTTTCGAAGCAGGCTCTAAGCAGAAGTGTGTGCCATATCCACCCAGGGAAAGTGTTTATCATCGACGAGTTCATCACTCTTTGTCATCCATGTTACTGCATGGTTACcagagaggggaggtggacaGGTCCACTTTGGAACGGACCTGGATCCACAACTGTGCCTCACAGCTGCAGCACACAGACACCATCCCAGTGTCGCCGATATTCCCGAACGAGCTACGCGCAGAGCACATGCAGCAGATGGAGGTCAGCCAGGACCATGGCCAGCTGCTGTGTCTGTGGTCCTTGTCTGGCACCACCGTGCAGCGACTGAAGCTGCTCAACGTCCACAACTCTCCCTCTCAGTCCAGGAAGCTCTCGGTGAGGTTCACAGCCTGTGACGGAGGCTTTCAGTCGTGGGACAAAATCACCAGCCTGTGTTGGTGCGAGTTCCCACAGCACCCTGGCAAGAAGTTTGCCCTGTACACCACCATGTGTCACACAGGGCAGGTGAGCAGTGTGGCGGTCATCCGCTGTCTGGAGACGGCACCTGCAGGGTTTGACCACCAGAGCTACAGCCTGGGGAGGCCGGCGGTGTGGACATGCGCCTGGAACTACCACAGGCAACAGTTTGGGGTGGGCACGGAGAAGGGGTGCTACATTGTCGATGCCAGAACTCGCCTCAAGTGGCAGTTCAACACCCTGAAGAGTGATGTTCTCGCTCAGGTGTTTTCCAAGGTAGGATGGTTGTGAATGATAATTAAATGAATTATCCGGTTATGAGGATAGTGACACTATGTTTTTATGTGAAGTAGTCTTCAAGGTTTAGTTTTGTTtgcacaaattgtgtgtgtgtgtgtgtgtgtactttgtgtttgtgtgcatgcacacattatgtttgtgtagttgtagaagtagtactttcatttaacatcttttcacctctgttatgttaaatgtgtgtgtgtgtgtgtgtacttgtttgtgtttgtgtgcatgcacacattatgtttgtgtagttgtagaagtagtactttcatttaacatcttttcacctctgttatgttaaatgtgtgtgtgtgtgtgtgtgtaagcacatgtttttgtatgtgtttgtgcttgcattCTAACTCGCATGAAATTA from the Babylonia areolata isolate BAREFJ2019XMU chromosome 21, ASM4173473v1, whole genome shotgun sequence genome contains:
- the LOC143296373 gene encoding DDB1- and CUL4-associated factor 4-like, coding for MERKWKKKRKERWRTGSGEQGLSCPGNSSSNADVGDSHEPMDYETSRNSAASAGGRSRTDAASCSQSDRDRTKPPALSHRHTQHKEHETCTGAEQGRQQSKKQKGRRWRDASNNDSHYKSPGFSSHSQGSWQDESERHTGDDETQTGHRRPRHCKKKHQGDYRHDREACNQTARRAGGSKDVGSDDKHNNEDSSQGAFGDRKIRKRPSGAQRRKRQSSDWQYESGSGPSGGSASNAAAASNSLEIPGFYYDPEKKRYFKIQSSNYVEKDDKSAITYESIRKKQAETQRQKDVAAFEAGSKQKCVPYPPRESVYHRRVHHSLSSMLLHGYQRGEVDRSTLERTWIHNCASQLQHTDTIPVSPIFPNELRAEHMQQMEVSQDHGQLLCLWSLSGTTVQRLKLLNVHNSPSQSRKLSVRFTACDGGFQSWDKITSLCWCEFPQHPGKKFALYTTMCHTGQVSSVAVIRCLETAPAGFDHQSYSLGRPAVWTCAWNYHRQQFGVGTEKGCYIVDARTRLKWQFNTLKSDVLAQVFSKEDGGKKMYTGIRRGSILLHDLRTSNASPVCHSKMNHLSSVCCLRLSPEENYVYASDFLGGIKKWDLRMQKEVLTYSGLFNLQCKLPFHIDESQSLLYAAGQDCYSKIWCLKTGKLLLTIPPPYEASLYFIPVVRFSTRWGRSPGNVGLIMGGHEDIYVYSLQNCEE